The nucleotide window GCTTCGAAAAGTCGAACTCGACGTCGAAAACGGCCTACAGTTCGTCCTCGAAGTCTTCGAGGGCGAACACGGTGTCGGCCCCGCGGCGGTCGAGCGTCTCGTTGGCGAGGAGCCAGTAGACGACCGACAGCGCGCGTCGACCCTTGTTGTTCGTCGGGATGACGAGGTCGACGTTCGACAGCTGGTTGTTGGAGTCACACATCGCGATGACCGGGATACCCACGGTGATGGCCTCCTTGACGGCCTGCGCGTCACCGATCGGGTCGGTCACCACGACGACGTCCGGCTCGATGTAGCCGGCGTAGTCGGGGTTCGTCAGCGTGCCCGGGATGAAGCGACCGGTGCGGGCGCGAGCGCCGATGGCGTCCGCGAACTTCTCGGCCGGGAACCGGCCGTACTGCCGCGAGGACGTGACGAGGATCTGCTCGGGGTTGTAGTTCGCGAGGAAGTCCGCGGCCGTGCGGATCCGCCCGTCGGTCAGGCTCACGTCGAGGACGTACAGCCCGTCGTCGCGGACGCGGTGGATGAACCGCTCCATGTCCTTCGTCTTCTGCTGGGTCCCGATGTGGACACCCGCGGAGAGGTAGTCCTCGACGGGGATCAGCAGGTCGACGTCGTCGTCCGGCATGACGTCGTCGTCGAAGGGGGAGGCGTCCTCCTCCTCGGTCGTCTCTTCCGCGGCCTCGGCGGCCGCCTCGCTCTCGGCGTCGGCGGCCTCAGCGGCCGCGTCGGCGGTCGGTTCCTCGGTCGTGTCGGCCTCCTCCTCGACCGCCGCGTCGACCGCCTCGGTCTCCGCGTCGTCGTCGAGTTCGACCGCGTCGTTGTCTTCGCTCATGCGTGGTGTCGGTCCGTCATACCGCGTCGTCCGCGATGCGGACCAGTTCGTTCAGCTTGGCCGTTCGCTCGCCGCCGACCGTGCCGGTCTTGATGTAGCCGGCGTCGGTCGCCACGGCGAGGTGTGCGATGGTGGTGTCCTCGGTCTCGCCCGAGCGGTGCGAGATGACCGTCTCGTACCCGTTGCGGGCGGCGAGTTCGACGGCGTCGAACGCGTCCGACAGCGTTCCGATCTGGTTCGGCTTGATCAGGATGCTGTTGGCCGCGCCCGCGTCGATCCCGTCCTGGAGCCGCTCGACGTTGGTGACGAACAGGTCGTCGCCGCAGATCAGCGTCCGGTCGCCGACCCGGTCGGTCAGCTCCGCGAACGCCTCGTAGTCGTTCTCGTCGAGCGGGTCCTCGACGTACGCGAGGTCGTACTCGTCGACGAGGCCGGCGATATAGTCGATCTGCTCGTCGGCCGACTTCGTCTCGTCGCCGTACACGTACGCCTCTCGGTCGTCGTCGTACAGCTCGGCGGCCGCCACGTCGAGCCCGAAGCGGATCTCGAACCCGACTTCGTCCTCGACGCGGTCGACCGCCTCCTCGACGACCTCGAACGCCTCGGCGTCCGAGATCGGGGGTGCCCACGCGCCCTCGTCGCCCTTCGCCGCGGGGACGCCGCGCTCGTCGAGCACGTCCGCGACCGCCGCGTGGACCGCGGCGTTCGCGAAGACGGCCTCCGAGACGCTCGGCGCGCCCACGGGAGCGGCGAGGAACTCCTGAATGTGGGTGGCCTCCTTGGCGTGTTCCCCGCCGCCGACGACGTTGCCGAGCGGAACGGGGAAGTTCTCGCCGCGGAACGCGCCGCCGAGGTGCTGGTACAGCGGTGCGCCCAGCACGTCGGCGGCGGCCTTTGCGGCCGCCATCGAAATGGCGACCGCACTGTTCGCGCCGATGGCAGAGAAGTCGTCCGTCCCGTCGGCGGCGCGTAAGGCGTTGTCGACCGCGCGCTGGTCGCCCGCGAAGACGCCTTCGATGCGCGGCACCGCGTGTTCGCGGGCCTTCGCGATCGACTCGCTCGCGGGCAGTTCGATCGCCTCGTACTCGCCGGTCGAGGCCCCGCTGGGGGCTGCGCCGCGCCCGAAGCCGCCGGACTCGGTGAGCACGTCGGCCTCGACCGTCGGGTTGCCGCGCGAGTCGAGCACGCGACGCAGCGAGACGCTCGTAATCTTCGTCATCAGCTCTCCCTCCGTACCGTGAAGGGGAGCGCGCCCGCGTCGTACTCTTCCGCGGCGACGAGGATCGGCTCCGTCTGGTTCGTATCGATCAGCACGGGTGCCCCGTAAGACACCTGTAGCGCTCGCGCGCCGAGGATGCGTGCCTTCTCGTATCGATTGTATCGCTGTTCTGACATGGTTTACTGGTACGGCGAGACGACGTCGACGAGGTCCTTATGACTCACCATCATCCGGCGGCAGCAGTGCCGGTCGACCCCGAGGTCGTCGAGCACCTCGCCGGGGTCTTCGTCGCCCTCGCGAGCCCGCTCTTTGAACTCTTCCCAGTGTTCACCCACGACGTTGCCGCACGTGAAACACCGGACGGGGATCATCATGACTGGATCACCTCAGCGGTAGGACTTCTGGTAGCGAGCGCGTGCGCCGGGTCCGCCCCACTTCTTGGGTTCGGACTGGCGCACGTCGTTGACCAGCAGGGTGCGGTCGAAGCTCATGTACGCGTCTCGCAGTTCGGCGTCGCCGAGGTGCTGGACGAGACCGCGCGCGATGGCGGTCCGCGTCGCGTCGGCCTGTCCGCTGAACCCGCCGCCCTCGACATCGATGTCGATGTCGACGCCGTCGCGGAGCTCCTCGCCCGCGATGCGGAACGGCTCCAGCATCTTGAGCCGCGCCTGCTCCGGTTCGACCAGCTCGACTGGCTGGGAGTTGATGCGAACGCGACCCTCGCCCTCGCGCACGGTGGCGCGGGCGACGGCCGTCTTCTTCTTGCCTGAGGTGTTCGTTACCATGTGACGTTGGCTCCCAGAGACTCGGAGATCGATCCGAGCGTCGTGAATTTGATGTTCGAGAGTCGGTCGAGCGAGGTGCCGTCGAGAACGACGCTCTCGACGTCCTCGTCGCGCTCGTAGGGGTTCCCGACGTACACGCGCACGTTCGAGAACGCCTCGCGGCCGTCCTCGGACTTGTACGGCAGCATGCCGCGGATGGCGCGCTTGAAGATGCGGTCGGGGCGCTTGGGGTAGTACGGCCCGCTGTCGGAGCCGAGCTCCGCGCGGGTGTGGTACGTCTCCATCGTCGCCTCCTCGTTGCCGGTGATGACGGCGCGCTCGGCGTTGACGACGGCGACAGTCTCCCCGGAGAGGGCGCGCTGTGCGACCTCCGAGGAGACGCGACCGAGGATACAGTCGCGGGCGTCGACGACGACGTCCGCGTCTACCTTCGCGAGACTCATCGGAGTACCCTCACGTTGCTTCCTTCGGGATTCTGTTCGATGAACTGTTCCAGCGTCACCGCTTCGCCGGTCTGGTCGATCTTCGTCCGGGCGGTCCCGGAGAAGTCGACCGCGGCGACGGTGACGTTCGTTTCGAGCACACCGCTGCCCAGCACCTTGCCGGGGACGACGACCGTCTCGTCTTCCTGAGCGTACCGCTCGATGCGGCCCAGGTTGACCTCAGCGTGCGTGCGCCGTGGCTTCTCTAATCGGTCGGCGACATCCTGCCACACGTTGGCACCGGAATCTCGCGAGACCGACTTCAGATCGGCGATGAGGTTCTGTAGTTTCGGGTTCGTCTTGCTACTCATAGCTGTCCCTCCTGAACGGAGAGTTCGTGGAAAACGGAGTGCAGGGAGCAGGATTTGAACCTGCGGACCTCTACAGGACAGCGCCCTGAACGCTGCGCCGTTGGCCTGACTTGGCTATCCCTGCGTGCACTCCACCGTATTCCGGCTCCCTTCAAACCACTTTCGGTCCCGCCGTCCGCCGAGCCCGCGGCGGCCACCTCGTCGGTCGAGGCGGCACCGGGGCTGTCGGCGGGGGCGACGGTCAGGGGGTTGGTTCGAAGGGCCGTCATTTCCTTATACCGCGACTTTCGTCTGTAGTTCGTCCGCGCGCTCCTCGATGGAGTCGATCGCGCGGAGCAGCAGTTCCTCGACGTCGAACGAGCCGTCCGTCTCGATGTGGAAGACGAACGCGCCCGGCACGTCCTCGACCGCGACCTCCTTCCCGGGGAACCGTTCCGAGAGGTCGTTGTCGAACTCGTCCGTGAGCTCGATCGCTCCGTCGGGGGTCTCGATGACGCCGCGGAGGATGTTCGGCTCGTCGTCGTCGAACTCGCCGCGGTCGCCTTCGACCGTGACGCGCTGGAGATGGCGGTAGCCGACGGAGACGCCGCCCTGGTGTTTGGCGTGCTCCTTGCCGGTGTCGAGGACCGCGTCGGCCTCGAACTCCAACCGCTGTCCCTCCTTCAGCTCGATGATCGGGACGTTGTCGTCGGCGACCTCGACGAGCGGATCGCTGCTCTCGATGTCGCCGGAGTACGCCGTCGCCGGGCCTTCGACGTCGAGCGCGAGGGTGACCTCGTCGCCGACCTCGAAGTCGTCGAGCGGCGTCGTCAGGGGAACGAGCCCCAGACGCAGGCCGATCATCTCGTCGAACATGACCGAGGAGTTCTCGACGAACCGAACCGTGTCGATCGAGAACGTCGGGACGTCGGCGATCATCGCCCGACGGATGCCGTTGGCGAACGCCGGGGTGAGCCCGCGGATCAGCACCCGCGCGCTGCGTTCGTCCCGTTCGACGTACTGGACGTCGAATTCGTCTTCGGTCATGTCAGACTCGCTTGTTCTTCGGTGCCTTCGTCCCGTCGTGCGGGATGGGCGTGACGTCCTCGATCCGGCCGATCTCGACGCCCGCACGCGAGAGCGCGCGAATCGTCGCCTGCGCACCGGGACCGGTGGACTTGTTGAGGTTGCCGCCGGGACCGCGCACGCGAACGTGTACGCCCTCCAGACCGGCGTCCTTGACGCGCTCGGCGACGACCTCCGCCATCTGCATGGCGGCGTACGGCGACGCCTCGTCGCGGTTCTGCTTCACCACGGTGCCGCCGGACGACTTGGCGATCGTCTCGGCTCCCGTCTCGTCGGTGACCGTGATGAGCGTGTTGTTGAACGACGCGTACACGTGGGCGATGCCCCACTTTCCTCCGTCTTCGGATTCACTCATGATGTTACTCCTGTGACTCCGCGCGCTCGGGGTGGAGATCGTCCGCGAGCGGACTGTTCTCGTCGAAGGCGATGGCACCTTCGTCGTCGACGTCCACCTTCACCGACGGGCGCGTGACGCGAGCGCCGTTGACGGTGATGTGGCCGTGGACGATGAACTGGCGGGCCTGCTGGGTCGAGGAGGCGAACCCCTGACGGTAGACGATCGTCTGGAAGCGGCGCTCCAGCAGGTCGGTCACGTCGAGCGACAGGACCGTCGAGATGTCGTCGTTGTCGCCGAGGATGCCGATGCGGCGGAGTCGTGCGACGAACTCCGCGCCGGCGTCCTGAGCGGCGTCGACGTCACCCTGCGCCTCGCCGAGCAGCCGTCGGGCCTCCCGACGCATGTTGCGCAGCTCGGACTGGGCGCGCCAGAACTCCTCTTTGTTCTTCAGACCGTACCGCGAGAGGAGGTCGGACTCCTCGGCGATGCGCTCGCCTTGGTACGGGTGGTTCGGCGTCTCGTAGCCCTTCGTGTTTTTCCCGGTGCTCATTCGTCGTCACCCTCCTCTTCGTCGGCCATCTCCTCGCGGATCTCCTCGACGTTGACCCCGATGGTCCCCTCCGAGCGACCCGTGGACTTGGTGCGCTGGCCGCGAACCTTCTGTCCGCGCTTGTGACGCACGCCCTTGTACGATTCGATGATCTTCATCCGGTTGATGTCGTGGCGGCGCTTCTCGTTGACGTCGGTGCCGACGAGGTGCGTCGTCTCTCCGGTGAAGAAGTCGTTCTGTCTGTTCGTCATCCACGACGGGACGTGGTCTTCGAGGTTCTCGGCGATGTCGACCACCGCGTCGATGTCATCCTCATCGAGGAGCCCGAACGTGGCGTTTCGGTCCACGTCGGCCTTCTCGGCGACCAGCCGCGCCGTGCGCGTGCCGATGCCGTCGAGTTCGGACAGGCTTCGCTCGACCGTCTTCGTCCCGTCGAGGTCCGCGCCCCCGATCCGAACGAAGTACTGGAGGTCTTCCTCCTCCTCCGGCGAGTCGTCCTGTGATTCTTCCGTGCTCATGTGTTGGTTGTGGTGAGTCCTACCGGCGCGAATCCGGCGGTACTCGTCCGTTCGAGCGTTGCGGCGGGGATTCGAACCCCGGAGGCAGTGACGCCACAGAGTTAGCAACCCTGCGCCTTGGGCCAAGCTTGGCTACCGCAACCCGCGTTGTAACATCGCCCTCTCGGACTCGGGGCCCGACGCCCCTACAGTTCGTGCGTTCGTTACCTCCCGCTTTCGGTACTTAAACATCACGAATCGGTCGGGTCGCTGTGGGCGATTCGCACGGTCGCCGCCACCCAGTGCCGCCGGGGTTTCGGTTTCGCGAGGCCCGTTCGGTTCCCGGCGGATCGGTCGGTCCCGTGAAAGCCGTGTCACCCGGTTCCGTGAGGCGTACTGTTTAGTGGGTTCCGCGGGAGGGTCCGAACATGAAGGCCGTTCAGTTCGGCGACCACGGCGACCGCGACGTGATCGAGTACGGCGATTTCCCCGACCCCGAACCCGACCGCGGCGAGGTGGTGATCGACGTCAAGGCCGGCGCGCTGAACCACCTCGACATCTGGACGCGACGCGGGATGCCCGGGATCGACCTGGAGATGCCGCACATCCCCGGCAGCGACGCGGCGGGCGTCGTTGACGCCGTCGGCGAGGGCGTGACGCGCTTCGAGCCGGGCGACCGCGCCGCGGTGAGCGCCGGCGTCGCCTGCGGGAACTGCGAGTTCTGTCGCAACGGCGAGGAGTCGCTGTGCGTCTCCTTCCACATCATCGGCGAACACGTCCGCGGCGTCCACGCCGAGAAGGCGGTCGTCCCCGCGGAGAACCTCGTTCCCGTCCCGTCCGGCGTCGACTGGGAGGTCGCCGGCTCCGCGTCGCTCGTGTTCCAGACCGCGTGGCGCATGCTTCACACGCGCGCCGAGATCGAGGCGGGCGAGAAGGTGCTCGTCTTAGGTGCCTCCGGCGGCGTCGGCCACGCCGCCGTCCAGATCGCCGACCACGCGGGCTGTGAGGTGTTCGCG belongs to Halorubrum sp. DM2 and includes:
- a CDS encoding zinc-binding dehydrogenase, whose product is MKAVQFGDHGDRDVIEYGDFPDPEPDRGEVVIDVKAGALNHLDIWTRRGMPGIDLEMPHIPGSDAAGVVDAVGEGVTRFEPGDRAAVSAGVACGNCEFCRNGEESLCVSFHIIGEHVRGVHAEKAVVPAENLVPVPSGVDWEVAGSASLVFQTAWRMLHTRAEIEAGEKVLVLGASGGVGHAAVQIADHAGCEVFATASTEEKLSHAEDCGADHVIDYETNDFADEIGERTGKRGVDVVVDHIGEATYPDSLKSMAKGGRLVTCGATTGGNPGAGLNRIFWNQLSVLGSTMATPGEVDDVLELVWDGTFEPRVREVLPMSEASRAHEMIENREGFGKVVVKPDSEF
- a CDS encoding 30S ribosomal protein S13 — protein: MSTEESQDDSPEEEEDLQYFVRIGGADLDGTKTVERSLSELDGIGTRTARLVAEKADVDRNATFGLLDEDDIDAVVDIAENLEDHVPSWMTNRQNDFFTGETTHLVGTDVNEKRRHDINRMKIIESYKGVRHKRGQKVRGQRTKSTGRSEGTIGVNVEEIREEMADEEEGDDE
- the rpsB gene encoding 30S ribosomal protein S2, with amino-acid sequence MSEDNDAVELDDDAETEAVDAAVEEEADTTEEPTADAAAEAADAESEAAAEAAEETTEEEDASPFDDDVMPDDDVDLLIPVEDYLSAGVHIGTQQKTKDMERFIHRVRDDGLYVLDVSLTDGRIRTAADFLANYNPEQILVTSSRQYGRFPAEKFADAIGARARTGRFIPGTLTNPDYAGYIEPDVVVVTDPIGDAQAVKEAITVGIPVIAMCDSNNQLSNVDLVIPTNNKGRRALSVVYWLLANETLDRRGADTVFALEDFEDEL
- a CDS encoding DNA-directed RNA polymerase subunit N; translated protein: MMIPVRCFTCGNVVGEHWEEFKERAREGDEDPGEVLDDLGVDRHCCRRMMVSHKDLVDVVSPYQ
- a CDS encoding 30S ribosomal protein S9, with protein sequence MVTNTSGKKKTAVARATVREGEGRVRINSQPVELVEPEQARLKMLEPFRIAGEELRDGVDIDIDVEGGGFSGQADATRTAIARGLVQHLGDAELRDAYMSFDRTLLVNDVRQSEPKKWGGPGARARYQKSYR
- a CDS encoding DNA-directed RNA polymerase subunit D, producing the protein MTEDEFDVQYVERDERSARVLIRGLTPAFANGIRRAMIADVPTFSIDTVRFVENSSVMFDEMIGLRLGLVPLTTPLDDFEVGDEVTLALDVEGPATAYSGDIESSDPLVEVADDNVPIIELKEGQRLEFEADAVLDTGKEHAKHQGGVSVGYRHLQRVTVEGDRGEFDDDEPNILRGVIETPDGAIELTDEFDNDLSERFPGKEVAVEDVPGAFVFHIETDGSFDVEELLLRAIDSIEERADELQTKVAV
- a CDS encoding 50S ribosomal protein L18e yields the protein MSSKTNPKLQNLIADLKSVSRDSGANVWQDVADRLEKPRRTHAEVNLGRIERYAQEDETVVVPGKVLGSGVLETNVTVAAVDFSGTARTKIDQTGEAVTLEQFIEQNPEGSNVRVLR
- a CDS encoding DNA-directed RNA polymerase subunit K encodes the protein MSEQRYNRYEKARILGARALQVSYGAPVLIDTNQTEPILVAAEEYDAGALPFTVRRES
- a CDS encoding 30S ribosomal protein S4; the protein is MSTGKNTKGYETPNHPYQGERIAEESDLLSRYGLKNKEEFWRAQSELRNMRREARRLLGEAQGDVDAAQDAGAEFVARLRRIGILGDNDDISTVLSLDVTDLLERRFQTIVYRQGFASSTQQARQFIVHGHITVNGARVTRPSVKVDVDDEGAIAFDENSPLADDLHPERAESQE
- the eno gene encoding phosphopyruvate hydratase, with protein sequence MTKITSVSLRRVLDSRGNPTVEADVLTESGGFGRGAAPSGASTGEYEAIELPASESIAKAREHAVPRIEGVFAGDQRAVDNALRAADGTDDFSAIGANSAVAISMAAAKAAADVLGAPLYQHLGGAFRGENFPVPLGNVVGGGEHAKEATHIQEFLAAPVGAPSVSEAVFANAAVHAAVADVLDERGVPAAKGDEGAWAPPISDAEAFEVVEEAVDRVEDEVGFEIRFGLDVAAAELYDDDREAYVYGDETKSADEQIDYIAGLVDEYDLAYVEDPLDENDYEAFAELTDRVGDRTLICGDDLFVTNVERLQDGIDAGAANSILIKPNQIGTLSDAFDAVELAARNGYETVISHRSGETEDTTIAHLAVATDAGYIKTGTVGGERTAKLNELVRIADDAV
- a CDS encoding 30S ribosomal protein S11: MSESEDGGKWGIAHVYASFNNTLITVTDETGAETIAKSSGGTVVKQNRDEASPYAAMQMAEVVAERVKDAGLEGVHVRVRGPGGNLNKSTGPGAQATIRALSRAGVEIGRIEDVTPIPHDGTKAPKNKRV
- a CDS encoding 50S ribosomal protein L13; translated protein: MSLAKVDADVVVDARDCILGRVSSEVAQRALSGETVAVVNAERAVITGNEEATMETYHTRAELGSDSGPYYPKRPDRIFKRAIRGMLPYKSEDGREAFSNVRVYVGNPYERDEDVESVVLDGTSLDRLSNIKFTTLGSISESLGANVTW